In Indicator indicator isolate 239-I01 chromosome 28, UM_Iind_1.1, whole genome shotgun sequence, the genomic stretch TCTCCCTCTCCAAAGGATGAACTTAGGCAAAAGAACCTGGGGTCACCTTGTAGAGCCTGTATCATGCCACAGTCGGTCCCCGTGGACAGGATGCCCCTTTCCTGAGGAGCCTTTGGAATGAAACATCCCTCTGACCCCTCAAAAGGCTCCCTGAGAAGCAAAGACCTAAATCAAATGTTTTCAGTTTCTCTCACCAACCAGAAGCAGAAGCTCCCATTGCTGGGGCTTGGGGGAAGATGAAGTGTCACGGCCAGATGAGGCAGCAACTGGCCACAAGCAATTTGCCATAATACAGCAACTGGGCCCCATGCCAAAGGCAGAAGAGCAAGGTCCTCAGGTAGACATGGCCAGGGTGGTTGGGCCCAGGATCTAAGGCAAGTCACACCTAGAGCTCAGCTTGGTCACTGGTGGGACATCAGTCCACATGGGTGGGGTGGACCCTGCTCAGCTGAGAAGGCAACTCCTGTAACAAGTCCAGGAACAAGGACAACAACCACGGCACAGGAAAGGACTAGCAGGAGAGACAGAAAGATCCCAGCCTGTCTGCACAGCCTCTGGGTCAGACTAACTCATGGAAATGGGGACAGCAGCAAGACAGGTCCTCGTGGGAAGGAGGATGTGAGATCAAACCGCGGCAAGGAAGGAGGTAGAACTCCATCACGCGGCAGCTGAGACGTGGAGCCAGGGTCTGCTCAAGAAGGTGGTGAGGGGatggaaatgtttgggtttttttcctcaagaatATCCTCAGGAATTGATCCAGATATCAAGGATTAAAATCTTGACATTTTCCTCACCTATCAAACCACCTGAGAGTAACTAAAAGACATCATCGCTGGTATCCACCTGCACACTTCCTTGCTTTGGATGCTCAACCCTGCCCCACACAGGCCAAGGACCTGTCCCCACTCCTCTGTGGGTTTCAGGATTACTCCATTCCTCTGAGACAGCTTTGTGCTACATCCACCACCCATGGAACCCAGGACCCAGAGGCCCCAGGGAGTGGAGCCTTCACCATAAAGGTCACTCCCTGTTGCTGACCACAACGGTGGCTGGGAACAGCCAGAGGAGGAGTCCCAGGGCTGCTGTCCCTTGTGACCAGGGCTGGGCTTTCCcggtgggaaggagggagctTTGCCACTCACCTAGCAGCAGGTTCATGAGGACCTCTTGGCCTGCCAGcgtgctgctcttcaccaggcAGATGAGGGTGCCTGCAATCCAGGGGATCCCGTGCCCCGTTATCCCCAGCAGGCTGATCATGGAGCGGGCACCACCCCAGGAGGAGGCTCTGTTGGCACACACTCCCAGCCTCTTGGACATGCAGATGTCGATGGCCAGCAGGGAGTTGAAGGCAATTCCCTTGAAGGAAGGGTTGAGCTGCATGCAGTCCTCCTCGGGCAGCTGCTGCgactgcctcctctccttgGCATTGCCGTTCTGGGCAGCggctgccccagcctggccacTCTGCTTCCTGCCAGAACTCCTGCCCTCCTGGTTCCCCTTCAAGGGCTGGTTCAGGGAGAGGAACTCAGCCCTGTTGAGGACATTGTTCCTGTCCCTGGCCCTGGAGCGTGCCTGGGATGCTGGCATTGCAGCCTCTCCAACACAACCTGCTCTGCAAACACCGGCAAGGAGAGAAatcttctcctccctgcaggaagcttCCCCCAACTCCCACCCTCAGGAGCCGTGGGTTTGGGAAGCACCTCGGGTTCCCCTCTCTTGCAGttgcccccagcacagcctgcagctgttAAATATAGAGTAAGGAATGCACATGGCTGTTTACTTCATGGGCCTAGCAAGCTTGGGAGGAAAATTAATGCCAGGCTTGGCAGCCACTCCAGTGCCAGGGAAAAAGGTTAAACAGCCAATAGATtggcaggagaggagggaaaagcatCGTGCCAAAGGTTGGTTGCTCCTGGCCTGGTCTATTTAAATCTGCCAATTGCTTATCCCCCTGGGCTGCAAGGGAAACTGGGAAGTgtagtttttttggttttgtgggtttttttctctgcaattCACATTGCAATATCTGAGaatcagagcaggagcagatcaGGGCATtccctccccagggcagctggcacagctcctggggtGGGCTGTGCcaccaggctgtgccagcactgaggCTGGGCACTGCTCGGGGGCTGCCCCCCAGGGGGCTCTCCCCAGGTGTCTTCTCCATTTGTCTGTTTTGCAACATCTCACCCCCTGCAAGGGCACCCTGAGCACCACCTTCCGCTCCCTGGCATGGGTACCTGGCATGGGTGCCTGCCACACACCACCAGGcccatcctccctccctgcttgtCCCTGCAGCCACTTCCACCACTCACCCTGTTCCCAGAGCAAGGAGAAGCATTGCTGGGCTCCTGATTTACAGGGACACAGAACTGCTAATGAGCTCAcatcctcctgccccagcactgagccagaCATCCCTTCTGTGCCATCCAGCGTCCGGAGCCCGCGCCAAGAGCAGGGGACAGGCGGTGCCCACGTCCTGAAGCTGTGGATGGCATCAGCAGCACAGGTACCAGTCTCAGGGGAGTGGGCATCATGACATGGGGAGAAGGAAGGCTTATGCCAGGCCCCTGGAAGTCCTCCTGCAGAGGACAGGGAAGATCTCCCATCCCTCCTACCAGAGGGCTCCATCACTTTGTCTGTGCTaggctgccctcagcctcccagCTCCCCACCCTGGCTGGGGTGAACCCCTCTGAGACACCTTCCACTCCTGAGAATATCCTGCTGGTGCTCATAGCTCCAGTTTATAGGTCTGGATGATCCTGCTGCAGTCCCTGATCCACTGCTGGGCAGATCTAAGCCTCAAGCACTGCTGGGGGAGAttttccatcccagctccacTTGCCTGAGGGACTCACTGCACCATCCACCTGAGCCAGACCCACCTGGGTTGCCATCCCTGAGTGACCTTCCCTGGGCTGTCACAGCTCCACACCACCCACATGCCCAAGGAATGGGATATTGCTGTGCAAACAGCTTGGAAATCCCCcatggagaggggagggaagaagatGAATATTGCCCCAAGGAGCAGAACAGGGCACATCTCTTGGTGCCAGTGACATTTGCCTGCACAGATGCCCAGTTCCAGAGGTTGGAGCTTGTCTTTTCCTTGGGAATCAGGCCCCAGGTGTTTCTAAGTCCTGTCCAAAATGCaccagagagagaaatgaaaggTAATGAGACTAATTCTCCACTTTCTTTGCACTTTTTATCCATACTGCTCAACATCCCCTAGATGAGcctccagtctgtgcccatctGACTGACAGGCTGACAGGAGGTGAGGGCTACACTTGGCCAAGCAAGTGCCAGAGGTCCTGGGGAGCTCTTGCCCCTGGGCTCTGTTCATATTTCCCCTGTAAtgattcaaaagaaaataacagacatcaatttattttctgaatcTCACCCTCCAGGAACCTACCCTGGCCTGTGGTGATGATGATCCTCACTGGAGGAAGaggatcccctccctcctcAGGCACCCCCACCCAGCCCATGAACCACAACCCTGTTTAGTGCAGGTACCACCTGTGGCTGTGGCATCCCAGGAACACACAGATGCTGCCACATCACTGACAcccaccagctcccagccccatcccactGCTTGGCTCCAACCCACCTGGAGATCACATCAGCACTGCTTTATCTTGGCCATGGCTGTCACCTCCTTGCTGGGTGGCCTCCCTGTTTCTCCAGCTCTTCGCAgcgctgctgctccccagggctctgcaaacagcagcatGCAGGGGGTTAAAGTGCTGGtggccagcagcctgcagaaacTGGGAGACTGatctctcctcctgtccagccctgtgccagggctgctgagctATTGCTGAGCATGTTCCTCAGGAGCTgtcacagggaaagaaaaaataccctgagagccctgggagttAATTTAATCTGGTGCCTGTCCCTTCCGCTGACACTGACAGCAGGGAATTTCTCTGCCTCGCacacagagctgccccagcctccCAGCCAGCATCCAGCCCCCCAGCACAAGTCCCCAGTGGGAAGAggatggaggaggaagggcagagtgggatggaggcagtgccagcagagccctgccaaAGCAATTTGTCCTGCAGACAGGCTGTCACTGACGGtcccagctggggagggaaccATCCCCCCCATCACCAAACCAGGGGTTATAAATATCCTGCTAAACCTGCAGACAGGATCCCTGCTCTGGGGGGGCTATTCCAGGCGTGACACCTGACCCACCTGGAGAACTCCCAGAGGGACAAATCCAAAGGGACAAATCCAGTATGCTCCATGTGCCCCGGCTGTGCTGTCTGCCTGACCACCCAGCCTTGcctgcctgggggctgctggtcACATTGacctctgctcagggatgtccaagggcactgggggcaagctggagcagaggaggtgccacaggaacagaaggaaaaactttttttccctgtgagggtgctggagccagctgcccagagaggttgcggagtctccttctctagagacattcaaaccccacctgggtgcattcctgtgtgacttgccctgggtgatcctgctctggcagagggcttggactggatgatctctggaggtcctttccaaccatctgtgattctgtgaagaaggaagcttggccaaaacaaaacaaaatgttttggaGTGTTCATGGCACACACAATGGTGCCAGGCAGGTCCCTCAGCCCAGTAGAGCATCACCTCTGGTGGGCTGGATTGAGATGCTGTTGTTCAGGTGGTGAAGAAGAGATCCTGCCTTTACGGAAACCTGGAAAAGATgctggaaggacatggaggaaCCATGCAGGCCATGCTGCTGGGAGGGAACAACAGGGGACAGAGCGTGGCAATGCTAGGCTGAGCTGTATTAAATGAGCAGCAGAAGGCAACATATCTCACAGCATCAGCAGACACTCCTAATTGTGGCTTATCACAGCTTGGCCTCACATCTCCAGCAATCCCATCAGTGATCCCACCAGGCTCGGGCACAGGAACCCTTCTGCACACAGCTTAGCACAGCCACTCCCGGGTGGGCTGTGCTAATGCCTTAATCACTCCTAGCAGCACATGGAGACAGGCAGGacccaaacccaaagaaaactcCAGCTGAAGAGGAAAAGTTAATTAGAATGAGATAATGCCAGTTCCTCACTTACCAGCACACCAGAGGCGGCCAAGTGGAAGCAAGACCTGGCTGAAGCTTCagtggcaccagagctgcagaatGTGCAGTTTCACCAAATCTGTGATGCTCTGAGAAGCTGTGAGGAGCTTGTTTGAAAAGTGTGAAAGAGTCTTGGAAATGTCAAAGGATTTCAGCACCTTCTGGAGGCTGCTAAAGCAACTGGGTACTTCATTTGGAGGTGCtaatttcattctttcttctaCTACGAGGTAGTAAAGTTGCTTGTGTGTGTAGCTTGGGAGTGTTCTCGCTTTTTATCTCTGTTGCAGGACAGTGACTCAAAACTGTGTCCTTCACAGGGACTGGggaagtttaaaacaaacactttGCCAATGCTTTGAGAAAGGTGCAGAAGAAAGCCATGACAATACACCCTGTCTCCTGCACCTGCAAACCTGCCTGTCCTCATCCTGTGGCACCCACCTGCCAGGatcacccagcagctccaggctctcCCGCTGCTGGGGgacaagcagagggctgggaaaTGTCTGCTGGGAGTGTGGGGTGGGAAGGACTAACAGACATCgacccagctctgtgctgctggaccAGTGGCACCAGCAAAGCCATTTTTACCTTTTGGCTCCCCAGGTTTCCTGTTGAAAAACAACTCAGGGAGGACAcaaacccagagccctgtgcagaCCCCGGTGTGCCGCGGCTCTCACCAAGTAGCTGGAGACACCTCTCCCGGGCTCAGCCCTTGGAACCAGGACCACGCAGCAGATCTCACCAAGGAGCTGGAGACACCTCTCCCGGGCTCAGCCCTTGGAACCAGGACCACGCAGCAGATCTCACCAAGGAGCTGGAGACACCTCTCCCGGGCTCAGCCCTTGGAACCAGGACCACGCAGCAGATCTCACCAAGGAGCTGGAGACACCTCTCCCGGGCTCAGCCCTTGGAACCAGGACCACGCAACAGATCTCACCAAGGAGCTGGAGACACCTCTCCCGGGCTCAGCCCTTGGAACCAGGACCACGCAGCAGATCTCACCAAGGAGCTGGAGACACCTCCCCCGGGCTCAGCCCTTGGAACCAGGACCACGCAGCAGATCTCACCAAGGAGCTGGAGACACCTCTCCCGGGCTCAGCCCTTGGAACCAGGGCCACGCAACAGATCTCACCAAGGAGCTAAACGCATCTCACCTGGGCTCAGTCCTTGGAACCAGGGTCCTCagctggctgctcagcagcagcagcagccttacTCCTAAACTGTCCTTAATAGAAGTTTACAACTtccccacaggctgctgcagcctcaggtGCTTCtcgttctcttctccagctagTCCCAGTCCCTGGGCTGCCCTGGGTAGCTGTGTGTTTCTGGTTGCTAGAATcgaagctcatccagcctggggtATGGgctttggagagaaggagaccaCAGATCATCATCTCTTCACCAAATCTACCAACCGAgcttttagcttggagaggaaaaacattaacctgaaaaaaaaaaaaaaaaacaaaacaaaaaacaagagaaagcaCACGgcatttaaattattaaaaagggggggggggggggaaagacgtttctgaaataaaaactaCATTACCCAGAATTCACGGAGATGGGGGAGGAAATGCTGCTgggtttgtctttttcttttttttccccccctttttttctttctttctttctttttctttttttcgcAAGGGAGGTTTAGCTTCAACAGCTGCAGTTTAAAAGCGAAATACAGGGGGAGGAATGGGACTGGGCgaaggagggaggcagagagCGAGCCCGAGGGAGACGCCGAGACCTGCCGCTGGCCGGGGCTGCGGAGCCGGGGACATGCGGCAGTCCCTGCCCGGGCAACCGGCCGGGCATGGGGGCATGTGGAGGGGAGTGGGGCACGGCAAGGCTACCGGCGAGTTCCTGCAAAGTTTGACCCCGTTGCCTTTTtgctggtgaggagaggagcagggagcaggagcccCCCCCTTTACTCCCCAGCCCCTGCGCGAATGTGCTGCGAGAGAGGAAGCGAGCGGCAGGCGGGGGGCGGGGGCAGCGCTCCTGCCGCTCTCACCTCCGCGGGCATCTAGCAGGGAGgcgaggaggggggggggggggggaaccagAGCGAGAAAAGGAGCCTCCCCCCCCGGCTCCAAACCCTCCCCTTTCCCCGCCGCACCTCGCCCCCGCGCAGCGCAGCGGAGCCCGCTGGGGCTCGGCCGGGGCTCGGCGATCGCTGCTCCCCGCGATGCTGCGGTGAGCGCCCCGCAGGAGCCAACCGTGTGCGGGGCAGCGCCGCCGAGCCGCCCCCCATGAGCCCCGCCGGCTGAGCCCCCACAGCCCCGGAGCggcaagagcaggaggaggaggaggaaggtcgGACACCCTTGCGGAGAGCCGCTCGccgaggaggagaggagaagaggtggAAGAAGAGGAGCCACGGGGCCGGTGCCCCCGGGCCGGTGCGGGGGGATGCGACGGGCGGCGGTTCCACGGTGCTGAGCGGGCGCGGAGCGGAGGAGGCTCGGCTGCCGCCTCCCGCCCCGCTGCGCAGCCCCCGCAGTCCGCCCGCCCCAGCGGGACCTCGCTTTATTCCCGATGCTTTCGGCTATTTctaagggaaataaaaaaacaactcaaaatCCAAGCCCCGGAGCCCCGGACACCGCTGGCGGAGGAGCCTCCGAAATCGAGGATTTGGCCACTTTGGGCATTTTCCACACgagttgtttttttggtttttttttttttcggttggttgaggtttttggttttttgtttctggttggttggttggttttttttttgttgttattattgtaaTTTTGTGCGAAAGGAAGTTCTGAACAACTGCGAGTCAGGAAGTGGAAATCCACACCGGTTGTGACAAGCTGGGGCTCAAAAAACTATTTCATTATTTATCTAGATGTGTCTATCAACATTCTGCTTTTCATCCAAAGAATCAAGGGAAGTACCGGCGGGTCCCGTGTCCGACGGGGAATGACAGACTGCATCTGAGGGGAGGAAGGACTAAATATATCATCTAAGAACACACCGTTATTTATTCAACTCCAGAGACCTCTTTGGGTTCGGgattggtgttgttttttttggttttgttttgttttttaaaacccaaagaCTGAGCAAGAGATTTCACAGCTCATtaaaaggggaggaggaggggaaaaataattaaagataATAATTTTCAAGGCCCTTTTGCTTCTGAAGTGTAGCTAACCTCCCGACCAGGAGCCGTGCTTGTGAGACAAGATACTCAAAGGAAGGTTTGATGTGAGGAATTTTTCTATCCTATGGATATATCAGGTTTTGAGGtttaccccccacccccccaagaAGAAGCTCTGTAATTGATCTAGCACCAGATCATTTCAATGCCTAATATTGCCCAGGATTGCTGGAGTACCCGCAGAGCTGCGTCGGACTGTACCCGAGGTGTGCCATGGGCTGTATCCAGAGTATTAGCTGCAAATCCAAAGTTTTCCGGGAAAGCATTTCAGTGATTGAAGTCAAAGCCTCCATCGATCCCATTCCCACCAGCATCGACGAGTCCTCCAGCGTGGTCCTGCGCTACCGGACCCCTCACTTCCGAGCCTCTGCGCAAGTGTTGGTGCCCCCTCTGCCCAAGAAGGAGACCTGGATCGTGGGCTGGATCCAGGCTTGCAGCCACATGGAATTTTACAATCACTACGGGGAGCAGGGAATGTGAGTACGGCCAAGGGGGCGTGCAGCTGCGTGTGCCgggcaggaggggagagcagcaggacagtggCCTGGCTGGGGAAACACTGGAGTGCACCCCAAATTATAACCCACTTGGGTCTGAACAGGGCTTCTTCATGTTGTTGAGACATAGGAGAGCTTGTTCCTGCCCTTCTAAACATGGGAGGGGAATTCTCCTCTGATGGAAATGTGCCCAAACCCCACAGGTTCTGTTAGGAACCCAAACCCAATTCCATATTTCACAGCAGCTtttgagcagtgctggggatcCTGAGGTCCCAGACACCCCTGCTTTGATAAGTGTTTGACACCAGGGCTTCCCCTgacctccagctcctcttgtccACATCCCTCCAGGGGTAAAACTGAGCATTGATCACCCCCGGGGCAACCCCTGGGCTGACACTTGTGGCACGGTGCTGTCTCCAacgtgctctgctgctgctgcagtgggccAGGGCTCACAGTgggccagggctggcagctctgtgcccacAGGCCCTGGGAGCTCTCCGAATATCACAGTCGGGACCCTGCTTGCTTTGCCTGCGGTAGAAGGCAGCCCCCAGGGGAAGGATAAGGTGGATTTAACCCATTGAGAGCTAAACCCTTTGTACCACCTTGGAGCTGGATGAAAATTTCACATGATCCCCCTTCTGGGGAGTGTAAGAGTGGGATGTATGCAAGGCAGGGGGAATCCAGGGCTGTTTGCGCACCAAACCCTCTGTGGTGCTGGTTGGACAGTCATAGTGAGACAGGAACGAGTCAAATTCAAATGCCACCTCCCTACAGAGAGAGTCATCTCTCCCCAGTCCCCCACCAGTTTGTTCAAGCCTCCTTGCAGGCTCTAGTCTGTGGTTAGATGGGCAGCTGCACCTGatctccagctgcctgcacagcccagcAATCCTGCAGctgatggtgctgagcagcaggggctgcagcctcctgctgcagcagagatctCTCCGTCCAGCCACGGGGACAAAGCCTGAGTGCAGAGCCCGGTGCTGGCAGATGGTTTGGtggctggaggtgctgctgctggggacaaggGAGAAAGGACAGGAAGGTCAGGTCTGAGcatccctccagcctgctcaTCCCAGGGGAATGCTGGGCTCAGCCTCTCAAGGGTCATTGTGGGTAGCTTATAAAATGACGAATGAGGAGGGCTGagggaggatggggacagggattAGGGCTGGAGAGCAAGACAAACCCTGACTTAATGCAGTGCCCTCCTGGCAGCCTGAACATCTgcacacagagcctggcccttctcccctcccctctgcctctAAGCCCAGGCCCAGGATGTGGGTTCAGCACCTCAGACATAGGCACAGACAGGTTGTGAgatgtggagcagagggaagggcaCACAGAGGGGCAGCCATGCAGGCTGtgtccccccacccctttttgTCCCCACATCCCctctctgctgaagcagaaagTGCCTTGGGAAGCAAACTAGCACCTGGCAAACCCCAGCAGTGAGGCTCAGCAAGCAGCTTATCTCCATTCTGAAAGAACTTCCAGCAGGCCCGAGATCTGTAGGCTGTTTGGCTCCAACACCATCTTTAGCAAGGACAATTTGTTGCTCAGATGTTCCCAATTCCAGGCCTTTGGGATTTGCATGTGTGATTCTCAGGCTCATTTAGAAATCCTGTCTCAGCCACCAGctgcaaagggaaagagagagaccCACTGCATGGCAATACAGAGTGAAGGGGActgggcagagagctgctggtggtggtgatgatgatgatgatgcaaACCTCAGGCTGGCCTTTTCTTGCTCTGCACCTGAGCTCCCCTCTGCTCAGAATGAGGATTTGGTACCATCTTCCCTTGCTGGAATgctctgggaaaagaaaaaaaaaagttgtaccTGCAAGCTAAGTGCTGGAAACAGGCAGCCAGAGTGAAACACTGCAGCTATGAGGGAGAGCTGTCAGCCAGAAAATCAGGGAGATAAAGattgttatttgtttttctccccctAGGAGGTTCATTGACATTTAAGTGATAGCAAAGAAGAGTTACCCAAACATAAGCAGGATTTGGGTTTactcctcctccctctttctATAGACCTGTCACCATAAGTAAGCTACAAATAAAGGTGTTGGGGAGGAAAGGCCTCTGGCTGCCACTGAAATGTGCTCTTGGAAGACCTTTAGAAAGAGAGAGGCAGGACACAAACCCCTCTGGAAAGGATGAGCCAAGCCTTTAGCTGCTGTAACTCAGCATAATCCCATTgacctccagagagctgcaTTGATTTATGCCAGCAGAGCATTGGTCCCAACTTTCCATGATGAGGAGGGACTGGCTGGAAcagacatttatttatttctttatttttaatcactGTGCTGACAGGCAGAGAGAGACCCTCCCAAACAAGCAGAGCTCAGGTGGTCAAAGCAGAGCATCAGTACTTACAGCAGGCTGTGGATTAATTTGTCACCCccatgctgcaggagctgttggCTGTGCAGGAGCTGTTGGCTGTGCAGGAGCTGTTGGCTGTGCAGGAGCTGGGCCATGGCACTGAGGGCAGAGACAGTTGAGGAATCCTGGAGCAGATGGAGCTGGGCATGGCTGGATGTTtgctgcagagggcaggattTCAGCTCATGCCTCTACAGCAGCACTGATGATTTGGGGGCTAATGCAGCTTTCtaaatgcaaaggaaaatagCTAAAGCTCAGCTAAGACAGAAATGCTGGCATGCTTGTGTGTGTAAGTCAAGAGGTGCTGCTGGGAACATGAAAGGCTCCAGAGTGAGGATGTGGCTGTGCTCTCTGACCCTGCTCAGTGCACAACTGGGGCAAACTCCTGCTCAGCCCCATGGCTGGGATCTCTGCCTGCCCTGAGCAGGGTTTTATCCTTaggggaggaggctgctgtgaggtgggaggcagcaggagcaggctgcagagctctgacctgtgcaggagcagctggaccAGGTCCCTGCTGGGATctcctgggctgggtgctggttTCTGTGCCTGGTGGTGCAGCACCCAGTGGGCCCTGTGTCAGCAGCTGGGTGATGCTGGAATTGCATTACCCAGCCTTGTGTCTCCATCTCCATGGAGATGTGCAAGAAGCTGTGCAGACGGAGATATgcaaaagagagaaacaaataaATTGAAGTTGGAATGTGATCAGCCAAGAACCTGGAGAAGTTTCAGGGAGCTCTTTGTCCCCTGGAGAAGCCAATGGGCAGCTGGGCAGCGTTAGGGCAGCgctttcccttccctggcaTCTCCCTCTTGTGAGATTAAATcttctgtgccctgcagcagaggcaCAATGAACTCAAGAAATCAACTTGTCAGGAGAACAAACCCCCAGGAGGGAAACCCCAGTCAAACCCAG encodes the following:
- the PLPP7 gene encoding inactive phospholipid phosphatase 7 encodes the protein MPASQARSRARDRNNVLNRAEFLSLNQPLKGNQEGRSSGRKQSGQAGAAAAQNGNAKERRQSQQLPEEDCMQLNPSFKGIAFNSLLAIDICMSKRLGVCANRASSWGGARSMISLLGITGHGIPWIAGTLICLVKSSTLAGQEVLMNLLLALLLDIVVVAGLQKLAKRKGPYDVTPGLLDYLTMDTYAFPAGHASRVAMLSKFFLNHLVLAIPLRILLVLWALCVGFSRVMIGRHHITDVLSGFVFGYLQFRLVELIWMSSNTCQMLISIW